From a single Lolium rigidum isolate FL_2022 chromosome 7, APGP_CSIRO_Lrig_0.1, whole genome shotgun sequence genomic region:
- the LOC124676082 gene encoding short-chain dehydrogenase/reductase 2b-like — MRHHVVAAAAVSSTSVRSSLTPLRSLLHQPRASSRQATFPAACMEKKPASSVAAAAASPASCVHRLEKMSHDHEAIPKRLAVVTGGNRGIGLEVCRQLALQGVTVILTARDEKQGEGAVEYLRRESNLSNIIFHQLDILDSSSRASLARHIESRYGKLDILVNNAGVGGVAVDQDGLRALNIDPNMWLSGEAGHLIQSVIVQTYDEAVKCLNTNYYGLKWTTEALLPLLKRSTSGARIINTSSLRSELQRMPNERLRESLRDADSWDEARIEAMLSEFLEDMKNERLEEAGWPLMLPAYSMSKMVVNLYTRILARRHPEMRVNCVHPGFVKTEINWNTGVIPPEEGARGAVMLALVPEDGPTGCYFDQTKMGVAW; from the exons ATGAGACAtcacgtcgtcgccgccgccgctgtctcGTCCACGAGCGTTCGGTCCAGCTTAACTCCACTCCGCTCGCTGCTCCACCAACCACGTGCATCTTCCCGGCAGGCCACCTTCCCTGCCGCTTGCATGGAGAAGAAGCCCGCATCCTCAGTGGCCGCCGCAGCGGCGTCGCCGGCATCATGTGTGCACAG GCTTGAGAAAATGAGCCATGACCATGAAGCAATCCCCAAAAG GCTTGCCGTGGTCACTGGTGGAAACAGAGGGATTGGCCTAGAGGTGTGCCGCCAGCTTGCTCTCCAAGGTGTGACAGTCATTCTCACCGCAAGGGATGAGAAACAAGGAGAAGGTGCAGTCGAGTACCTTCGCCGTGAATCTAACCTCTCCAACATAATCTTCCACCAGCTCGATATACTAGACAGTAGTAGCCGTGCCTCACTAGCGCGGCATATCGAGAGCAGATATGGGAAGCTTGACATTTTG GTGAACAATGCTGGTGTTGGAGGGGTGGCAGTGGACCAGGATGGCCTCAGAGCTCTTAACATTGATCCTAATATGTGG TTATCAGGCGAAGCAGGCCATCTGATCCAATCCGTGATTGTACAAACCTATGACGAGGCAGTAAAATGCCTCAACACCAACTACTATGGGCTGAAATGGACAACAGAAGCTCTCCTTCCTCTACTGAAGCGATCCACATCGGGAGCAAGGATCATCAACACCTCATCCCTTCGCTCGGAGCTGCAG AGAATGCCAAACGAGAGGCTGCGGGAGTCCCTGCGCGACGCCGACAGCTGGGACGAGGCGCGGATCGAAGCCATGCTGAGCGAGTTCCTGGAGGACATGAAGAATGAGCGGCTGGAGGAGGCTGGGTGGCCGCTGATGCTTCCAGCCTACAGCATGTCCAAGATGGTGGTGAACCTCTACACGAGGATCCTGGCGAGGCGGCACCCGGAGAtgcgtgtcaactgtgtgcacccTGGGTTCGTCAAGACAGAGATCAACTGGAACACAGGGGTCATCCCACCGGAGGAAGGCGCCAGGGGCGCCGTCATGCTGGCGCTGGTGCCTGAGGATGGGCCCACGGGTTGCTACTTTGATCAGACGAAGATGGGGGTCGCTTGGTGA
- the LOC124677342 gene encoding (+)-neomenthol dehydrogenase-like encodes MENPADGTSTSADNAKQASHRLAVVTGGNKGVGLEVCRQLAVKGVTVILTARDEKRGKDALESIRRESDLSNIVFHQLDVQDVNSVTSLARYVESSYGKLDILVNNAAVIGVAADEEGLKALNIDAETWTSGRAASLLKDVFQNTYDVTMNCLNTNYYGCKRVTEALLPLLKLSTSGGRIVNVSSLASELKRMPSEKLRNDLSNIEIWDEARIEALLKTFVEDVKEGRLEEAGWPTMLPAYSMSKMVINLYTRILARRHPEMRVNCVRPGFVKTDINWNLGTLTPEQGARGPVMLSLLSREGPTGCYFDQTELVNVW; translated from the exons ATGGAGAATCCAGCGGACGGAACCTCCACCTCCGCCGACAACGCGAAGCAGGCTTCGCACAG ACTTGCAGTGGTCACTGGTGGAAACAAGGGAGTCGGCCTGGAGGTGTGCCGCCAGCTTGCTGTCAAAGGTGTAACAGTCATCCTAACAGCAAGAGACGAGAAGAGAGGGAAGGATGCCCTCGAGTCCATTCGCCGTGAGTCTGACCTCTCTAACATAGTCTTCCACCAGCTTGATGTCCAGGACGTCAACAGTGTTACCTCCTTAGCGCGATACGTCGAAAGCAGTTACGGAAAGCTTGACATTTTG GTTAACAATGCAGCAGTTATAGGAGTTGCAGCAGACGAGGAAGGCCTGAAAGCTCTGAACATTGATGCAGAGACATGG ACATCTGGCAGAGCAGCCAGTCTGCTCAAAGATGTGTTCCAGAACACCTATGATGTGACAATGAATTGTCTCAACACAAATTACTATGGATGCAAACGGGTAACAGAAGCTCTCCTTCCTCTACTGAAACTTTCCACATCGGGAGGAAGGATCGTCAATGTATCCTCCCTTGCATCGGAGTTAAAG AGAATGCCGAGCGAGAAGCTACGGAACGACCTGAGCAACATTGAGATCTGGGATGAGGCGCGAATCGAGGCGCTGCTGAAGACCTTCGTGGAAGATGTGAAGGAGGGACGGCTGGAAGAGGCGGGTTGGCCGACGATGCTGCCTGCTTACAGCATGTCGAAGATGGTAATCAACCTCTACACGAGGATCCTAGCGAGGCGGCACCCGGAGATGCGCGTCAACTGCGTGCGCCCCGGTTTCGTGAAGACGGACATCAACTGGAACCTTGGGACCCTGACGCCTGAACAGGGCGCCAGGGGCCCGGTCATGCTGTCCCTGCTCTCTCGAGAAGGCCCGACCGGGTGCTACTTTGATCAGACAGAGTTGGTGAATGTTTGGTAA